A region of Lathamus discolor isolate bLatDis1 chromosome 18, bLatDis1.hap1, whole genome shotgun sequence DNA encodes the following proteins:
- the MTFR1L gene encoding mitochondrial fission regulator 1-like, protein MAAESTIPIWQNKPHGSARSVVRRIGSNLPLKPCPRATFEVLPNVSELYLNDVPPVPTLADIVWIAADDEETYARVRSDTRPLKHKWKPSPFTVIQRNASVPNLRKQEEKLLALKKPGLPALSRTTELQDELSHLRSQIAKIVAAESASASFTPDLLSPGSSNASSPLPCFGPSFQSTTSFVISDITEEEAELESPELPSVSLLCSTASECCKAESKDPDEEDSVSLSKASSFADMMGILKDIHRMKQSKDLNRTSLKEEDPAVLIAEVLRRKFALKDEDLALKEK, encoded by the exons ATGGCAGCGGAGTCC ACGATCCCCATCTGGCAGAACAAACCCCATGGCTCAGCACGCAGCGTTGTCAGGAGAATCGGGTCAAACCTCCCTTTAAAGCCCTGTCCCAGAGCAACCTTTGAG GTTCTACCTAATGTCTCAGAGCTCTATTTAAATGACGTCCCTCCAGTCCCCACCTTGGCAGACATTGTGTGGATAGCAGCAGATGATGAGGAAACATACGCCAGAGTCAG AAGCGACACTCGCCCGCTGAAGCACAAGTGGAAGCCGAGTCCCTTCACTGTTATACAGCGAAATGCTTCAGTCCCCAACCTGaggaagcaggaggagaagctgcTTGCCTTGAAGAAACCTGGTTTACCAGCACTGAGCCGAACAACAGAGCTCCAGGATGAGCTGAGTCACCTTCGGAGTCAGATAGCTAAAATAGTCGCTGCAGAATCAG cttctgcttcaTTCACACCAGATTTACTGTCTCCAGGAAGTTCAAATGCATCTTCTCCTTTACCTTGTTTCGGACCCTCTTTCCAGTCTACAACCTCCTTTGTCATTAGTGACATCacggaggaggaggcagagctggagagCCCCGAGCTCCCATCcgtgtccctgctctgctccacagCCTCCGAGTGCTGCAAAGCAGAGTCAAAAGATCCTGATGAGGAGGATTCTGTGTCTCTGTCCAAGGCCAGCAGTTTCGCAGACATGATGGGCATCCTCAAAGACATCCATAGgatgaaacaaagcaaagactT AAACCGAACGTCGCTGAAGGAGGAGGACCCGGCGGTTCTCATCGCTGAAGTTCTGAGAAGAAAATTTGCCCTCAAGGATGAAGATCTGGCCCTGAAGGAGAAGTGA
- the LOC136023332 gene encoding uncharacterized protein LOC136023332 isoform X4 — protein MKRGRGAGAPAGGCGVWLDTARRERGAGQPLRANPKAPVRVLGWRCCSAASTQGRGSRPCTKQTTISSFFGRTDETDKENSRPPPSMPHKDWKGKGISVAASPVKILALPRMEGAQHQPPFRGEEGTAPVTARCCADPFTEPQVETSSGAGEGRCCPSLARGSEGTQLIPHTHRAQLVAGEAASSSSSRGHKPEGWETPEEAKAGLDFHWSLGAKQNKKPPQGSSVNALSDFTESRNPGVMSGRTGAPGFHPSPQAPGRAWPLRERSQNMGAASAKAGWDSPCRELFTQDSEGNRVIAHWGLPRSPSKGCSSSAAGWRWSEGEQELCYELLFTQDSEGGRVIKH, from the exons ATGAAGCGCGGGCGCGGTGCGGGCGCCCCGGCCGGGGGCTGCGGGGTGTGGCTGGACACGGCCCGGCGGGAGCGCGGCGCGGGGCAG CCGCTCAGAGCCAACCCCAAAGCTCCTGTGCGGGTCCTGGGATGGAGATGCTGCTCCGCTGCTTCCACACAGGGCAGAGGCTCTCGGCCGTGCACGAAGCAAACCACGATCTCGTCCTTCTTCGGCAGAACAG ATGAAACAGACAAAGAAAACTCCAGGCCGCCTCCTTCCATGCCACATAAGGACTGGAAAGGGAAAGGTATTTCTGTGGCTGCCTCCCCTGTGAAGATCTTGGCTTTGCCGCGGATGGAAGGAGCCCAACACCAACCACCCTTCCGAGGGGAGGAGGGGACAGCACCGGTTACAGCCCGGTGTTGTGCAGATCCTTTCACAGAGCCACAGGTGGAGACCTCCAGTGGGGCAGGAGAGGGTCGCTGCTGCCCCAGCCTCGCCCGCGGTTCCGAGGGCACCCAGCTCATCCCTCACACACACAGGGCCCAGTTGGTGGCTGGGGAAGCAGCTtcatccagcagcagcaggggacaCAAACCAGAGGGCTGGGAAACCCCTGAGGAAGCAAAGGCCGGACTTGACTTCCACTGGAGCCTTGGTGCAAAGCAGAATAAGAAACCACCGCAAGGGAGCAGTGTTAATGCTTTAAGTGATTTTACTGAGAGCAGAAACCCCGGGGTCATGAGCGGCAGGACCGGGGCTCCCGGCTTTCATCCATCTCCACAGGCACCAGGTAGAGCGTGGCCCCTGCGAGAGCGCAGCCAGAACATGGGTGCTGCTTCAGCCAAGGCGGGCTGGGACAGTCCCTGCAGGGAGCTCTTCACCCAGGACTCGGAGGGGAACAGGGTGATCGCTCACTGGGGGCTGCCCCGCTCTCCCTCCAAGGGCTgttccagcagtgctgcagggtgGAGGTGGAGCGAaggggagcaggagctgtgctATGAGCTGCTGTTCACGCAGGATTCGGAGGGGGGCAGAGTGATCAAGCACTGA
- the PAQR7 gene encoding membrane progestin receptor alpha, producing MATVVTERLSRLFINVRQIPQLLAPLPPSTVSSSEVPKVFWKPYIHTGYRPVQQTWRYYFSTLFQQHNEAINVWTHLVAALILLLRFQQLSQRVDFGQDLHAQPLFIIIVASITYLMFSSLAHLLQAKSEFWHYSFFFMDYVGVAIYQYGSALVHYYYAIEPSWHEMIKGFYMPAAALLAWLSCAGSCYAKYRYHQSTRLLSRLCQELPSGLAYMLDISPVAHRICTAPRSERDDPALLYHKCQVLFFLIGAFFFSHPYPEKWLPGKCHFFGQSHQIFHVFLVLCTLAQIEAVVLDYESRRQIYSTLQGDLAHNFSALCLFTVTCSVLTAAYMARKVKNKLSFKEE from the coding sequence ATGGCAACGGTCGTCACTGAAAGGCTGAGCCGGCTCTTCATTAACGTGCGGCAGATCCCTCAGCTGCTggctcccctccctccctccaccgTCAGCAGTTCTGAGGTGCCAAAGGTCTTCTGGAAGCCCTACATCCACACCGGCTACCGGCCCGTGCAGCAGACCTGGCGCTATTACTTCTCGACgctcttccagcagcacaaTGAGGCTATCAATGTCTGGACCCATCTAGTGGCAGCGCTGATCCTGCTGCTGCGGTTCCAGCAGCTCTCTCAGCGAGTGGATTTTGGGCAGGACCTGCATGCCCAGCCCCTCTTCATCATCATCGTGGCATCCATCACCTACCTGATGTTCAGCAGCCTCGCTCACCTTCTGCAGGCCAAATCTGAGTTCTGGCACTACAGCTTCTTCTTCATGGACTATGTGGGGGTTGCCATCTACCAGTATGGCAGTGCCCTGGTGCACTACTACTATGCCATTGAGCCAAGCTGGCACGAGATGATCAAGGGGTTCTAcatgccagcagcagccctgttAGCATGGCTGTCCTGCGCCGGCTCCTGCTACGCTAAGTACCGGTACCACCAGTCCACTCGCCTCCTGAGCCGGCTCTGCCAGGAGCTGCCCTCCGGCCTGGCCTACATGCTGGACATCAGCCCCGTGGCTCACCGCATCTGCACTGCGCCGCGCTCCGAGCGCGATGACCCGGCCCTGCTCTACCACAAGTGCCAAGTGCTCTTCTTCCTGATTGGAGCCTTCTTCTTCTCACACCCTTACCCTGAGAAGTGGCTCCCCGGGAAATGCCACTTCTTCGGGCAGAGCCATCAGATCTTCCACGTGTTCCTGGTGCTCTGCACGCTGGCACAGATCGAGGCGGTGGTGCTGGACTACGAGTCCAGGCGCCAGATCTATTCCACTCTTCAGGGCGATTTGGCACATAATTTCTCTGCCCTGTGCCTCTTCACTGTGACCTGCTCTGTCCTCACGGCTGCTTACATGGCCCGGAAGGTGAAGAACAAGCTGAGCTTCAAAGAAGAGTAA
- the SELENON gene encoding selenoprotein N isoform X2: MAGWPSGSSGQRGFRWPRVEELALKSLGSEGLFLFSSLDTNNDLYLSPEEFKPIAEKLTGVAPISEFEEEETSDTSGETLSIVAKFQPLVMETMTKSKDGFLGISHVALSGLRNWTAPAAPMSVLLAKQFKAFLPPKNKLDLGDPWWIIPSELNIFTGYLPNNRFYPPPPKGKEIIIHKLLSMFHPRPFVKTRFAPQGAVACIQAISTFYYTIAFRIHAEFQLNEPPHFPFWFSPGQFTGHIILSKDSSHVREFKLFVPNNRSLNVDMEWLYGASESSNMEVDIGYLPQMELESTGPSIPSVIHDENGNVIDSRDPSGEPIQFVFEEITWQQEIPWEEAAQKLEVAMYPFKKVSYLPFTQAFERAKAEKKLVHSILLWGALDDQSCUGSGRTLRETVLESSPILALLNESFISSWSLVKELEELQNNRENEFYSKLADLHLEKYNFPVEMIICLPNGTVIHHINANYFLDITSMKPEDVESSIFSFSTNFEDPSTATYLQFLKEGLRKAKPYLQT, encoded by the exons ATGGCGGGGTGGCCGTCAGGGAGTAGTGGCCAAAGGGGCTTCAGGTGGCCACGGGTTGAG GAGCTGGCGCTGAAGTCTCTGGGAAGTGAGGggctgtttctcttttcttctctggacACAAACAACGATCTGTACCTCAGTCCTGAAGAGTTCAAGCCAATAGCTGAGAAGCTGACAG GGGTTGCTCCCATCTCAGAATTTGAAGAGGAGGAGACATCTGATACAAGTGGGGAGACATTATCCATCGTGGCTAAATTCCAGCCTTTGGTCATGGAAACAATGACGAAGAGCAAAGATGGTTTCTTGGGA ATTTCTCATGTTGCTCTGTCTGGGCTGAGGAACTGGACTGCCCCAGCAGCCCCTATGAGCGTGCTGCTTGCCaagcagtttaaagcctttCTTCCTCCAAAGAATAAACTGGATCTTGGGGATCCATGGTGGATAATTCCTAGTGAATTGAACATCTTCACTGGGTATCTTCCCAACAACAGATTTTACCCTCCGCCTCCCAAGGGCAAAGAG ATTATCATCCACAAGCTTCTGAGCATGTTCCACCCACGCCCCTTTGTGAAAACCCGCTTTGCTCCACAGGGAGCTGTGGCCTGCATCCAAGCCATCAGCACCTTCTACTACACCATCGCCTTCAG GATCCACGCTGAGTTTCAGCTGAATGAGCCACCACACTTCCCCTTCTGGTTTTCCCCAGGCCAGTTCACAGGTCACATCATCCTCTCCAAGGATTCTTCCCATGTCCGAGAATTTAAGCTCTTTGTCCCTAACAACAG GTCTCTGAACGTTGATATGGAGTGGCTGTATGGAGCAAGTGAAAGCAGCAACATGGAGGTGGATATTGGATACCTGCCTCAG ATGGAGCTTGAATCAACTGGACCTTCCATCCCCTCTGTGATCCATGATGAGAACGGAAATGTGATTGACAGCAGGGATCCGTCAGGGGAGCCCATCCAGTTTGTGTTTGAAGAGATAACCTGGCAGCAGGAAATACCCTGGGAAGAGGCAGCCCAGAAACTGGAAGTGGCCATGTATCCATTTAAGAAG GTCTCCTATCTTCCCTTCACACAAGCTTTTGAgagagcaaaagcagaaaagaagctgGTGCACTCGATCCTGCTGTGGGGTGCCCTGGACGACCAGTCCTGCTGAG GTTCAGGGCGAACTCTCCGGGAGACCGTCCTGGAAAGTTCGCCCATCCTCGCCCTGTTGAACGAGAGCTTCATCAGCAGCTGGTCACTGGtgaaggagctggaagagctgcag aacaacagagaaaatgagTTCTACAGCAAGCTGGCTGACCTGCACCTGGAGAAATACAACTTCCCTGTGGAGATGATCATCTGCCTCCCTAATGGCACGGTG ATTCACCATATTAATGCAAACTACTTCCTGGACATTACTTCTATGAAGCCTGAAGATGTTGAAAGTAGCATCTTTAGTTTCTCAACCAATTTTGAAGACCCTTCAACTGCAACTTACCTCCAGTTCCTGAAGGAAGGACTGCGAAAAGCAAAGCCATACTTGCAGACCTAA
- the LOC136023332 gene encoding uncharacterized protein LOC136023332 isoform X3 yields the protein MKRGRGAGAPAGGCGVWLDTARRERGAGQEELKPLAKPLRANPKAPVRVLGWRCCSAASTQGRGSRPCTKQTTISSFFGRTDETDKENSRPPPSMPHKDWKGKGISVAASPVKILALPRMEGAQHQPPFRGEEGTAPVTARCCADPFTEPQVETSSGAGEGRCCPSLARGSEGTQLIPHTHRAQLVAGEAASSSSSRGHKPEGWETPEEAKAGLDFHWSLGAKQNKKPPQGSSVNALSDFTESRNPGVMSGRTGAPGFHPSPQAPGRAWPLRERSQNMGAASAKAGWDSPCRELFTQDSEGNRVIAHWGLPRSPSKGCSSSAAGWRWSEGEQELCYELLFTQDSEGGRVIKH from the exons ATGAAGCGCGGGCGCGGTGCGGGCGCCCCGGCCGGGGGCTGCGGGGTGTGGCTGGACACGGCCCGGCGGGAGCGCGGCGCGGGGCAG GAAGAGCTGAAGCCTTTAGCAAAG CCGCTCAGAGCCAACCCCAAAGCTCCTGTGCGGGTCCTGGGATGGAGATGCTGCTCCGCTGCTTCCACACAGGGCAGAGGCTCTCGGCCGTGCACGAAGCAAACCACGATCTCGTCCTTCTTCGGCAGAACAG ATGAAACAGACAAAGAAAACTCCAGGCCGCCTCCTTCCATGCCACATAAGGACTGGAAAGGGAAAGGTATTTCTGTGGCTGCCTCCCCTGTGAAGATCTTGGCTTTGCCGCGGATGGAAGGAGCCCAACACCAACCACCCTTCCGAGGGGAGGAGGGGACAGCACCGGTTACAGCCCGGTGTTGTGCAGATCCTTTCACAGAGCCACAGGTGGAGACCTCCAGTGGGGCAGGAGAGGGTCGCTGCTGCCCCAGCCTCGCCCGCGGTTCCGAGGGCACCCAGCTCATCCCTCACACACACAGGGCCCAGTTGGTGGCTGGGGAAGCAGCTtcatccagcagcagcaggggacaCAAACCAGAGGGCTGGGAAACCCCTGAGGAAGCAAAGGCCGGACTTGACTTCCACTGGAGCCTTGGTGCAAAGCAGAATAAGAAACCACCGCAAGGGAGCAGTGTTAATGCTTTAAGTGATTTTACTGAGAGCAGAAACCCCGGGGTCATGAGCGGCAGGACCGGGGCTCCCGGCTTTCATCCATCTCCACAGGCACCAGGTAGAGCGTGGCCCCTGCGAGAGCGCAGCCAGAACATGGGTGCTGCTTCAGCCAAGGCGGGCTGGGACAGTCCCTGCAGGGAGCTCTTCACCCAGGACTCGGAGGGGAACAGGGTGATCGCTCACTGGGGGCTGCCCCGCTCTCCCTCCAAGGGCTgttccagcagtgctgcagggtgGAGGTGGAGCGAaggggagcaggagctgtgctATGAGCTGCTGTTCACGCAGGATTCGGAGGGGGGCAGAGTGATCAAGCACTGA
- the LOC136023332 gene encoding uncharacterized protein LOC136023332 isoform X2 has translation MKRGRGAGAPAGGCGVWLDTARRERGAGQRWRRGGAGSNSPRSPGPVHTQPLRANPKAPVRVLGWRCCSAASTQGRGSRPCTKQTTISSFFGRTDETDKENSRPPPSMPHKDWKGKGISVAASPVKILALPRMEGAQHQPPFRGEEGTAPVTARCCADPFTEPQVETSSGAGEGRCCPSLARGSEGTQLIPHTHRAQLVAGEAASSSSSRGHKPEGWETPEEAKAGLDFHWSLGAKQNKKPPQGSSVNALSDFTESRNPGVMSGRTGAPGFHPSPQAPGRAWPLRERSQNMGAASAKAGWDSPCRELFTQDSEGNRVIAHWGLPRSPSKGCSSSAAGWRWSEGEQELCYELLFTQDSEGGRVIKH, from the exons ATGAAGCGCGGGCGCGGTGCGGGCGCCCCGGCCGGGGGCTGCGGGGTGTGGCTGGACACGGCCCGGCGGGAGCGCGGCGCGGGGCAG CgctggaggaggggaggagCTGGTTCTAACAGCCCGCGCTCACCCGGTCCTGTGCACACGCAGCCGCTCAGAGCCAACCCCAAAGCTCCTGTGCGGGTCCTGGGATGGAGATGCTGCTCCGCTGCTTCCACACAGGGCAGAGGCTCTCGGCCGTGCACGAAGCAAACCACGATCTCGTCCTTCTTCGGCAGAACAG ATGAAACAGACAAAGAAAACTCCAGGCCGCCTCCTTCCATGCCACATAAGGACTGGAAAGGGAAAGGTATTTCTGTGGCTGCCTCCCCTGTGAAGATCTTGGCTTTGCCGCGGATGGAAGGAGCCCAACACCAACCACCCTTCCGAGGGGAGGAGGGGACAGCACCGGTTACAGCCCGGTGTTGTGCAGATCCTTTCACAGAGCCACAGGTGGAGACCTCCAGTGGGGCAGGAGAGGGTCGCTGCTGCCCCAGCCTCGCCCGCGGTTCCGAGGGCACCCAGCTCATCCCTCACACACACAGGGCCCAGTTGGTGGCTGGGGAAGCAGCTtcatccagcagcagcaggggacaCAAACCAGAGGGCTGGGAAACCCCTGAGGAAGCAAAGGCCGGACTTGACTTCCACTGGAGCCTTGGTGCAAAGCAGAATAAGAAACCACCGCAAGGGAGCAGTGTTAATGCTTTAAGTGATTTTACTGAGAGCAGAAACCCCGGGGTCATGAGCGGCAGGACCGGGGCTCCCGGCTTTCATCCATCTCCACAGGCACCAGGTAGAGCGTGGCCCCTGCGAGAGCGCAGCCAGAACATGGGTGCTGCTTCAGCCAAGGCGGGCTGGGACAGTCCCTGCAGGGAGCTCTTCACCCAGGACTCGGAGGGGAACAGGGTGATCGCTCACTGGGGGCTGCCCCGCTCTCCCTCCAAGGGCTgttccagcagtgctgcagggtgGAGGTGGAGCGAaggggagcaggagctgtgctATGAGCTGCTGTTCACGCAGGATTCGGAGGGGGGCAGAGTGATCAAGCACTGA
- the SELENON gene encoding selenoprotein N isoform X1 translates to MAGPGAVHPRLALALAALAALVAVKYYRDAEAAREQELALKSLGSEGLFLFSSLDTNNDLYLSPEEFKPIAEKLTGVAPISEFEEEETSDTSGETLSIVAKFQPLVMETMTKSKDGFLGISHVALSGLRNWTAPAAPMSVLLAKQFKAFLPPKNKLDLGDPWWIIPSELNIFTGYLPNNRFYPPPPKGKEIIIHKLLSMFHPRPFVKTRFAPQGAVACIQAISTFYYTIAFRIHAEFQLNEPPHFPFWFSPGQFTGHIILSKDSSHVREFKLFVPNNRSLNVDMEWLYGASESSNMEVDIGYLPQMELESTGPSIPSVIHDENGNVIDSRDPSGEPIQFVFEEITWQQEIPWEEAAQKLEVAMYPFKKVSYLPFTQAFERAKAEKKLVHSILLWGALDDQSCUGSGRTLRETVLESSPILALLNESFISSWSLVKELEELQNNRENEFYSKLADLHLEKYNFPVEMIICLPNGTVIHHINANYFLDITSMKPEDVESSIFSFSTNFEDPSTATYLQFLKEGLRKAKPYLQT, encoded by the exons ATGGCGGGGCCCGGCGCGGTCCATCCGCGCCTGGCGCTGGCTCTCGCCGCTCTGGCGGCGCTGGTCGCCGTCAAGTACTACCGGGACGCTGAGGCAGCCCGGGAGCAG GAGCTGGCGCTGAAGTCTCTGGGAAGTGAGGggctgtttctcttttcttctctggacACAAACAACGATCTGTACCTCAGTCCTGAAGAGTTCAAGCCAATAGCTGAGAAGCTGACAG GGGTTGCTCCCATCTCAGAATTTGAAGAGGAGGAGACATCTGATACAAGTGGGGAGACATTATCCATCGTGGCTAAATTCCAGCCTTTGGTCATGGAAACAATGACGAAGAGCAAAGATGGTTTCTTGGGA ATTTCTCATGTTGCTCTGTCTGGGCTGAGGAACTGGACTGCCCCAGCAGCCCCTATGAGCGTGCTGCTTGCCaagcagtttaaagcctttCTTCCTCCAAAGAATAAACTGGATCTTGGGGATCCATGGTGGATAATTCCTAGTGAATTGAACATCTTCACTGGGTATCTTCCCAACAACAGATTTTACCCTCCGCCTCCCAAGGGCAAAGAG ATTATCATCCACAAGCTTCTGAGCATGTTCCACCCACGCCCCTTTGTGAAAACCCGCTTTGCTCCACAGGGAGCTGTGGCCTGCATCCAAGCCATCAGCACCTTCTACTACACCATCGCCTTCAG GATCCACGCTGAGTTTCAGCTGAATGAGCCACCACACTTCCCCTTCTGGTTTTCCCCAGGCCAGTTCACAGGTCACATCATCCTCTCCAAGGATTCTTCCCATGTCCGAGAATTTAAGCTCTTTGTCCCTAACAACAG GTCTCTGAACGTTGATATGGAGTGGCTGTATGGAGCAAGTGAAAGCAGCAACATGGAGGTGGATATTGGATACCTGCCTCAG ATGGAGCTTGAATCAACTGGACCTTCCATCCCCTCTGTGATCCATGATGAGAACGGAAATGTGATTGACAGCAGGGATCCGTCAGGGGAGCCCATCCAGTTTGTGTTTGAAGAGATAACCTGGCAGCAGGAAATACCCTGGGAAGAGGCAGCCCAGAAACTGGAAGTGGCCATGTATCCATTTAAGAAG GTCTCCTATCTTCCCTTCACACAAGCTTTTGAgagagcaaaagcagaaaagaagctgGTGCACTCGATCCTGCTGTGGGGTGCCCTGGACGACCAGTCCTGCTGAG GTTCAGGGCGAACTCTCCGGGAGACCGTCCTGGAAAGTTCGCCCATCCTCGCCCTGTTGAACGAGAGCTTCATCAGCAGCTGGTCACTGGtgaaggagctggaagagctgcag aacaacagagaaaatgagTTCTACAGCAAGCTGGCTGACCTGCACCTGGAGAAATACAACTTCCCTGTGGAGATGATCATCTGCCTCCCTAATGGCACGGTG ATTCACCATATTAATGCAAACTACTTCCTGGACATTACTTCTATGAAGCCTGAAGATGTTGAAAGTAGCATCTTTAGTTTCTCAACCAATTTTGAAGACCCTTCAACTGCAACTTACCTCCAGTTCCTGAAGGAAGGACTGCGAAAAGCAAAGCCATACTTGCAGACCTAA
- the LOC136023332 gene encoding uncharacterized protein LOC136023332 isoform X1: MKRGRGAGAPAGGCGVWLDTARRERGAGQEELKPLAKVGIAPQRWRRGGAGSNSPRSPGPVHTQPLRANPKAPVRVLGWRCCSAASTQGRGSRPCTKQTTISSFFGRTDETDKENSRPPPSMPHKDWKGKGISVAASPVKILALPRMEGAQHQPPFRGEEGTAPVTARCCADPFTEPQVETSSGAGEGRCCPSLARGSEGTQLIPHTHRAQLVAGEAASSSSSRGHKPEGWETPEEAKAGLDFHWSLGAKQNKKPPQGSSVNALSDFTESRNPGVMSGRTGAPGFHPSPQAPGRAWPLRERSQNMGAASAKAGWDSPCRELFTQDSEGNRVIAHWGLPRSPSKGCSSSAAGWRWSEGEQELCYELLFTQDSEGGRVIKH, encoded by the exons ATGAAGCGCGGGCGCGGTGCGGGCGCCCCGGCCGGGGGCTGCGGGGTGTGGCTGGACACGGCCCGGCGGGAGCGCGGCGCGGGGCAG GAAGAGCTGAAGCCTTTAGCAAAGGTGGGAATTGCTCCGCAGCgctggaggaggggaggagCTGGTTCTAACAGCCCGCGCTCACCCGGTCCTGTGCACACGCAGCCGCTCAGAGCCAACCCCAAAGCTCCTGTGCGGGTCCTGGGATGGAGATGCTGCTCCGCTGCTTCCACACAGGGCAGAGGCTCTCGGCCGTGCACGAAGCAAACCACGATCTCGTCCTTCTTCGGCAGAACAG ATGAAACAGACAAAGAAAACTCCAGGCCGCCTCCTTCCATGCCACATAAGGACTGGAAAGGGAAAGGTATTTCTGTGGCTGCCTCCCCTGTGAAGATCTTGGCTTTGCCGCGGATGGAAGGAGCCCAACACCAACCACCCTTCCGAGGGGAGGAGGGGACAGCACCGGTTACAGCCCGGTGTTGTGCAGATCCTTTCACAGAGCCACAGGTGGAGACCTCCAGTGGGGCAGGAGAGGGTCGCTGCTGCCCCAGCCTCGCCCGCGGTTCCGAGGGCACCCAGCTCATCCCTCACACACACAGGGCCCAGTTGGTGGCTGGGGAAGCAGCTtcatccagcagcagcaggggacaCAAACCAGAGGGCTGGGAAACCCCTGAGGAAGCAAAGGCCGGACTTGACTTCCACTGGAGCCTTGGTGCAAAGCAGAATAAGAAACCACCGCAAGGGAGCAGTGTTAATGCTTTAAGTGATTTTACTGAGAGCAGAAACCCCGGGGTCATGAGCGGCAGGACCGGGGCTCCCGGCTTTCATCCATCTCCACAGGCACCAGGTAGAGCGTGGCCCCTGCGAGAGCGCAGCCAGAACATGGGTGCTGCTTCAGCCAAGGCGGGCTGGGACAGTCCCTGCAGGGAGCTCTTCACCCAGGACTCGGAGGGGAACAGGGTGATCGCTCACTGGGGGCTGCCCCGCTCTCCCTCCAAGGGCTgttccagcagtgctgcagggtgGAGGTGGAGCGAaggggagcaggagctgtgctATGAGCTGCTGTTCACGCAGGATTCGGAGGGGGGCAGAGTGATCAAGCACTGA